One window from the genome of Dermacentor silvarum isolate Dsil-2018 chromosome 5, BIME_Dsil_1.4, whole genome shotgun sequence encodes:
- the LOC125945397 gene encoding uncharacterized protein LOC125945397, which yields MRGTVYRHENHNECAHQPEECIKMPHKRNATNEQAKCATCTCPRNAAACDINECLCSAGRLFLKKEHRCAFTEQECVLPAKDGIPTPEKEHHCAPCECDDNQRECPILGTMCDCVNLRLISRETGKCVIDKDDCGALINPPRIPTPDKEDHCAPCQCSDNQPMCAMVGSICDCVNGRLKFRQTEKCAVNKDDCGALLVAPRIPTADKEHHCAPCVCDDNQQECPIVGTMCDCINLRLISRDTGKCAIDKDDCGAPLIPPR from the exons ATGCGAGGTACTGTCTACAGACATGAAAATCACAATGAATGCGCACATCAGCCAGAAGAATGCATCAAGATGCCCCATAAAAG GAATGCTACAAATGAACAAGCCAAATGCGCAACCTGCACTTGCCCCAGAAATGCAGCAGCATGTGATATCAATGAATGCTTATGCTCTGCTGGAAGACTTTTTCTAAAGAAAGAGCATCGCTGTGCCTTTACTGAACAAGAATGTGTCTTGCCTGCAAAGGACGG TATCCCGACGCCAGAGAAAGAACATCACTGTGCGCCGTGCGAGTGCGACGACAACCAACGAGAGTGCCCCATTCTCGGCACCATGTGCGACTGCGTTAATTTGCGCCTCATATCTCGGGAAACGGGAAAATGCGTCATCGACAAAGACGACTGCGGTGCACTGATCAATCCTCCCCG TATCCCGACGCCAGACAAAGAAGATCACTGCGCTCCGTGCCAGTGCTCTGACAACCAACCAATGTGCGCTATGGTCGGCAGCATATGCGACTGTGTTAATGGGCGCCTCAAGTTCAGGCAGACGGAAAAATGTGCCGTCAACAAAGACGACTGCGGTGCACTGCTCGTTGCTCCACG TATCCCGACGGCAGACAAAGAACATCACTGCGCGCCATGCGTGTGCGACGACAACCAACAAGAGTGCCCCATTGTAGGCACCATGTGTGACTGCATTAATTTGCGCCTCATATCTAGGGACACGGGAAAATGCGCCATCGACAAAGACGACTGCGGTGCACCGTTGATACCTCCCCGGTAA